One segment of Toxoplasma gondii ME49 chromosome VI, whole genome shotgun sequence DNA contains the following:
- a CDS encoding tetratricopeptide repeat-containing protein (encoded by transcript TGME49_243410) translates to MSDGRGEALDAEAVRKDEVPTSETHDASPSFTEVDGGEREKGRTATSTANALSPLAAASSAPDNCATDGSVAPRMEASCAHGRGEETREISSEESEMKEDINGDRSALSQKDAYSENGSEHESEDAEDDGDLKQKGLVLFEKRDFEGAIDCWKRGLRAVNFVLSKDIGDAEKTREFEKMKLSYLLNLSLGSLKAEQFGACVRYCDDVLDTDPFHLKALFRKAQALHSLGRLEDSLAMVESLLDAHPNNPAAVSLEQKLKRELHAYRKKERQMAKVMLESMDADPRSNSVPQAAGSVEKKGFFNRVKSAFGFSKEASSPGTSPQASSSGASASPSPFLPFSAFPSSSVADAVRQFEGGNADNPFASLFECRSPFGAGGPQDPQRLSQDMRDLQRLMELNQRLMQSGDDAGFFEKVRLAWAFCCFAGRALFDRGWAACKRRCTDTCSRRKRPAEPYFTVSPLGPKAAASQVPAAGYGVRDAFAGESSRGKKTEENTASASPACGQESQVPRFEEVDDGARVAESAITGAAEGIGKEGGKGSGKSVARRRRRHL, encoded by the exons ATGTCGGACGGCCGAGGCGAAGCGTTGGACGCGGAGGCTGTGAGGAAGGATGAGGTCCCCACATCGGAGACTCACGAcgcgtctccctccttcaCTGAAGTcgatggaggagagagagagaaaggccgAACCGCAACGAGTACCGCCAATGCGCTTTCTCCCCTGGCAGCggcctcttctgctcccgACAACTGCGCAACTGACGGGTCAGTGGCACCGCGTATGGAAGCATCGTGCGCACATGggcgtggagaagaaactcgagagatctcttcagaagaaagcgagatgAAGGAAGACATCAACGGGGACAGGAGCGCTCTCTCCCAGAAGGATGCATACAGTGAAAATGGCAGTGAGCACGAGAGTGAGGATGCCGAAGACGATGGAGACTTGAAGCAGAAGGGCCTTGTGCTTTTTGAAAAACGAGACTTTGAGGGAGCAATCGATTGTTGGAAGCGCGGGCTGCGAGCGGTGAACTTTGTGCTGTCTAAAGACATCGGGGACGCCGAAAAAACAAGGGAATTTGAGAAG ATGAAACTGTCTTACCTTCTGAATTTGTCGCTCGGCTCTCTAAAAGCGGAGCAATTCGGTGCGTGCGTCCGCTACTGCGACGATGTCCTCGACACCGATCCCTTCCACCTCAAGGCTCTGTTTCGCAAAGCCCAG GCTTTGCACAGTTTGGGTCGTTTAGAGGATTCGCTGGCCATGGTGGAGAGTCTGTTGGACGCGCATCCGAACAATCCggctgcggtgtctctggAGCAGAAGCTGAAGCGTGAACTGCACGCGTACCGGAAGAAGGAGCGTCAGATGGCGAAGGTGATGCTCGAGAGTATGGATGCAGATCCGCGTTCAAACAGTGTCCCCCAGGCAGCCGGGTCAGTTGAAAAGAAAGGTTTTTTCAATAGGGTGAAGTCAGCTTTTGGATTTTCCAAAGAGGCCTCTTCGCCAGGGACGAGCCCGCAAGCGTCCTCTTCAGGGGCCTCTGCGTCACCTTCGCCCTTTCTGCCTTTCAGCGCCTTTCCGAGTTCGTCTGTAGCGGATGCTGTGCGTCAATTTGAAGGCGGAAATGCCGATAATCCTTTCGCGTCGCTCTTTGAGTGTCGCTCGCCCTTCGGGGCGGGAGGCCCTCAAGACCCGCAGAGGTTATCGCAGGACATGCGGGACCTGCAGCGACTCATGGAGTTGAATCAGCGCCTGATGCAGAGCGGAGACGACGCTGGATTTTTCGAGAAAGTTCGCCTGGCCTGGGCCTTTTGCTGCTTCGCCGGTCGCGCCCTCTTCGACCGTGGAtgggctgcatgcaagcgcaggtgtacagacacctgcaGCAGGCGGAAGCGACCCGCCGAGCCATACTTCACAGTTTCCCCCCTAGGTCCCAAGGCTGCAGCTTCGCAGGTGCCCGCAGCGGGGTACGGCGTTCGTGACGCTTTCGCGGGAGAATCTTCTcgtggaaagaagacagaggaaaacacaGCGAGTGCGTCTCCAGCATGCGGGCAGGAATCCCAGGTTCCCCGATTTGAAGAAGTGGATGACGGAGCGAGAGTGGCGGAGTCAGCGATAACAGGCGCAGCGGAAGGGATTGGAAAAGAAGGCGGGAAAGGCAGTGGAAAGAGTGTTGCGCGGCGACGTCGTCGGCACCTCtag
- a CDS encoding hypothetical protein (encoded by transcript TGME49_243420~Signal peptide predicted by SignalP 2.0 HMM (probability 0.639) with cleavage site probability 0.153 at residue 61~Predicted trans-membrane domain (TMHMM2.0):20-43:46-69): MTFPVVKKTLWLRRAPAAFRGIRASVIWPLFFRASSLLLATEVLHTLHLVAVCLIVFGGSATIGFSSLGDSTKKLTFPFSGKMKRSKKAAKLRVRRGTESRGTRAFYYGSALPQRRDLSPAHFLAKDFQRGVTLKFAKHLQKSMKKTLAPILCREGSAYSRGFAGLGECSRKKSY; the protein is encoded by the coding sequence ATGACCTTTCCTGTTGTCAAAAAGACACTGTGGCTGCGTCGAGCACCCGCAGCCTTCCGGGGAATTCGCGCTTCAGTGATTTGGCCGTTGTTTTTTAGagcgtcgtctctcctgttAGCGACAGAAGTCTTACATACACTTCACCTGGTAGCCGTTTGCCTTATCGTGTTCGGAGGCTCTGCGACAATCGGCTTCTCCAGCCTCGGGGATAGTACCAAAAAGCTcacttttcctttttctggcAAGATGAAAAGGTCGAAAAAAGCGGCCAAACTACGAGTAAGGAGGGGAACAGAATCGAGAGGCACGCGTGCGTTCTACTACGGTTCCGCCCTCCCTCAGCGACGGGATCTTTCTCCCGCTCACTTCTTGGCCAAGGATTTTCAAAGAGGAGTGACCTTAAAATTCGCAAAGCATTTGCAGAAAAGTATGAAGAAAACACTGGCTCCCATCTTGTGTCGCGAAGGCAGCGCATACAGCAGGGGATTTGCTGGTCTCGGTGAATgctcgagaaaaaagtccTACTGA